Proteins encoded by one window of Conger conger chromosome 1, fConCon1.1, whole genome shotgun sequence:
- the aldh5a1 gene encoding succinate-semialdehyde dehydrogenase, mitochondrial isoform X2, with amino-acid sequence MEDVEQETYDSHGLSAMLRRRYSLNISAELLRTESFIGGKWVSTPSTFPVLDPATGKKIANVSDCGPHEARDAVSAAYKAFYSWKEQTAKERSVLLRKWFDLLIQHKDDLAKLITAECGKPMKESLGEIAYSASFLEWFSEEAPRVYGDVVPTNTKDRRIILLKQPVGVASIITPWNFPSAMITRKVAAALAAGCTVVVKPAEDTPLSALALAELSAQAGIPAGVFNVVPCSRESTPAVGEILCTDPMVGKVSFTGSTATGKILLKHAAGTVKRVSMELGGHAPFIVFDSADIDKAVAGAMASKFRNSGQTCVCSNRFLVQSGIHDQFVEKLGKAMDTELHLGHGSDPTTTQGPLINVRAAEKVEHQITDAVSQGATVLRGGKRLEGSFMQPTLLANVTTNMLCTREETFGPLLPVIKFNTEEEALLMANASNVGLAGYFYSKDIDQIWRVAEQLEVGMVGVNEGLISTSVATFGGVKQSGLGREGSKYGIDEYLEIKYMCFGGLTS; translated from the exons ATGGAAGACGTTGAACAAGAAACTTAT GATTCACACGGCCTATCCGCAATGCTGCGCAGGCGATACAGCCTCAACATTTCCGCGGAACTGCTGCGAACGGAGAGTTTTATCGGCGGTAAATGGGTGTCTACACCTTCAACTTTCCCTGTGCTGGACCCCGCAACGGGCAAGAAAATAGCTAATGTATCTGACTGTGGTCCACATGAAGCCCGAGACGCTGTCAGTGCAGCTTATAAGGCCTTCTACTCCTGGAAAGAACAGACCGCTAAG GAAAGAAGCGTTCTTCTCCGGAAGTGGTTTGATCTTCTAATACAACATAAGGATGACCTTGCTAAGCTCATtacagcagagtgt GGGAAGCCCATGAAAGAGTCCCTGGGGGAGATCGCGTACTCCGCCTCCTTTCTGGAGTGGTTTTCTGAGGAGGCTCCCCGCGTCTATGGAGACGTGGTGCCCACAAACACCAAGGACCGCAGGATCATCCTGCTCAAGCAGCCGGTCGGCGTGGCCTCCATCATCACTCCT TGGAATTTCCCCAGCGCCATGATCACGCGGAAAGTGGCGGCGGCTCTGGCGGCCGGCTGTACGGTCGTGGTGAAGCCGGCTGAGGACACGCCCCTCTCTGCCCTGGCACTAGCTGAG CTGTCTGCTCAGGCTGGGATCCCTGCAGGGGTGTTCAATGTGGTCCCCTGCTCCCGAGAGAGCACCCCTGCTGTTGGTGAAATCCTCTGTACGGACCCCATGGTGGGAAAGGTCTCCTTCACCGGCTCTACAGCCACTGGCAAG ATTCTGCTGAAGCACGCTGCTGGGACCGTGAAGCGCGTTTCCATGGAGCTGGGTGGACACGCCCCCTTCATCGTCTTTGACAGTGCAGACATCGACAAGGCTGTGGCTGGAGCCATGGCTTCAAAGTTCAGGAACTCTGGTCAG ACGTGCGTGTGTTCCAACCGCTTCCTGGTGCAGAGTGGGATCCATGACCAGTTTGTGGAGAAGCTGGGGAAGGCGATGGATACAGAACTGCACCTGGGACATGGGTCCGACCCTACAACCACGCAGGGCCCCCTCATAAACGTCCGGGCTGCCGAAAAG GTGGAGCATCAGATTACAGACGCAGTGTCCCAGGGTGCCACTGTGCTGAGGGGGGGGAAGCGTCTGGAGGGCTCTTTCATGCAGCCCACCCTGCTGGCCAACGTCACCACCAACATGCTCTGCACTAGGGAGGAGACCTTCGGACCCCTGCTTCCCGTCATCAA GTTTAACACGGAGGAGGAAGCACTACTGATGGCTAACGCATCAAATGTGGGCTTGGCAG GGTACTTTTACTCCAAGGACATCGATCAGATCTGGCGGGTCGCGGAGCAGCTGGAGGTGGGCATGGTGGGGGTGAACGAGGGGCTGATCTCCACCTCAGTGGCCACTTTCGGGGGTGTCAAGCAGTCTGGCCTGGGCAGGGAAGGCTCTAAATACGGCATCGACGAGTACCTGGAAATCAAATACATGTGCTTCGGAGGCCTTACCTCCTGa
- the aldh5a1 gene encoding succinate-semialdehyde dehydrogenase, mitochondrial isoform X3, whose amino-acid sequence MSCYVVRQDSHGLSAMLRRRYSLNISAELLRTESFIGGKWVSTPSTFPVLDPATGKKIANVSDCGPHEARDAVSAAYKAFYSWKEQTAKERSVLLRKWFDLLIQHKDDLAKLITAECGKPMKESLGEIAYSASFLEWFSEEAPRVYGDVVPTNTKDRRIILLKQPVGVASIITPWNFPSAMITRKVAAALAAGCTVVVKPAEDTPLSALALAELSAQAGIPAGVFNVVPCSRESTPAVGEILCTDPMVGKVSFTGSTATGKILLKHAAGTVKRVSMELGGHAPFIVFDSADIDKAVAGAMASKFRNSGQTCVCSNRFLVQSGIHDQFVEKLGKAMDTELHLGHGSDPTTTQGPLINVRAAEKVEHQITDAVSQGATVLRGGKRLEGSFMQPTLLANVTTNMLCTREETFGPLLPVIKFNTEEEALLMANASNVGLAGYFYSKDIDQIWRVAEQLEVGMVGVNEGLISTSVATFGGVKQSGLGREGSKYGIDEYLEIKYMCFGGLTS is encoded by the exons AT GAGTTGCTATGTTGTCCGTCAGGATTCACACGGCCTATCCGCAATGCTGCGCAGGCGATACAGCCTCAACATTTCCGCGGAACTGCTGCGAACGGAGAGTTTTATCGGCGGTAAATGGGTGTCTACACCTTCAACTTTCCCTGTGCTGGACCCCGCAACGGGCAAGAAAATAGCTAATGTATCTGACTGTGGTCCACATGAAGCCCGAGACGCTGTCAGTGCAGCTTATAAGGCCTTCTACTCCTGGAAAGAACAGACCGCTAAG GAAAGAAGCGTTCTTCTCCGGAAGTGGTTTGATCTTCTAATACAACATAAGGATGACCTTGCTAAGCTCATtacagcagagtgt GGGAAGCCCATGAAAGAGTCCCTGGGGGAGATCGCGTACTCCGCCTCCTTTCTGGAGTGGTTTTCTGAGGAGGCTCCCCGCGTCTATGGAGACGTGGTGCCCACAAACACCAAGGACCGCAGGATCATCCTGCTCAAGCAGCCGGTCGGCGTGGCCTCCATCATCACTCCT TGGAATTTCCCCAGCGCCATGATCACGCGGAAAGTGGCGGCGGCTCTGGCGGCCGGCTGTACGGTCGTGGTGAAGCCGGCTGAGGACACGCCCCTCTCTGCCCTGGCACTAGCTGAG CTGTCTGCTCAGGCTGGGATCCCTGCAGGGGTGTTCAATGTGGTCCCCTGCTCCCGAGAGAGCACCCCTGCTGTTGGTGAAATCCTCTGTACGGACCCCATGGTGGGAAAGGTCTCCTTCACCGGCTCTACAGCCACTGGCAAG ATTCTGCTGAAGCACGCTGCTGGGACCGTGAAGCGCGTTTCCATGGAGCTGGGTGGACACGCCCCCTTCATCGTCTTTGACAGTGCAGACATCGACAAGGCTGTGGCTGGAGCCATGGCTTCAAAGTTCAGGAACTCTGGTCAG ACGTGCGTGTGTTCCAACCGCTTCCTGGTGCAGAGTGGGATCCATGACCAGTTTGTGGAGAAGCTGGGGAAGGCGATGGATACAGAACTGCACCTGGGACATGGGTCCGACCCTACAACCACGCAGGGCCCCCTCATAAACGTCCGGGCTGCCGAAAAG GTGGAGCATCAGATTACAGACGCAGTGTCCCAGGGTGCCACTGTGCTGAGGGGGGGGAAGCGTCTGGAGGGCTCTTTCATGCAGCCCACCCTGCTGGCCAACGTCACCACCAACATGCTCTGCACTAGGGAGGAGACCTTCGGACCCCTGCTTCCCGTCATCAA GTTTAACACGGAGGAGGAAGCACTACTGATGGCTAACGCATCAAATGTGGGCTTGGCAG GGTACTTTTACTCCAAGGACATCGATCAGATCTGGCGGGTCGCGGAGCAGCTGGAGGTGGGCATGGTGGGGGTGAACGAGGGGCTGATCTCCACCTCAGTGGCCACTTTCGGGGGTGTCAAGCAGTCTGGCCTGGGCAGGGAAGGCTCTAAATACGGCATCGACGAGTACCTGGAAATCAAATACATGTGCTTCGGAGGCCTTACCTCCTGa
- the aldh5a1 gene encoding succinate-semialdehyde dehydrogenase, mitochondrial isoform X1 — protein MASFCLLRSCYVVRQDSHGLSAMLRRRYSLNISAELLRTESFIGGKWVSTPSTFPVLDPATGKKIANVSDCGPHEARDAVSAAYKAFYSWKEQTAKERSVLLRKWFDLLIQHKDDLAKLITAECGKPMKESLGEIAYSASFLEWFSEEAPRVYGDVVPTNTKDRRIILLKQPVGVASIITPWNFPSAMITRKVAAALAAGCTVVVKPAEDTPLSALALAELSAQAGIPAGVFNVVPCSRESTPAVGEILCTDPMVGKVSFTGSTATGKILLKHAAGTVKRVSMELGGHAPFIVFDSADIDKAVAGAMASKFRNSGQTCVCSNRFLVQSGIHDQFVEKLGKAMDTELHLGHGSDPTTTQGPLINVRAAEKVEHQITDAVSQGATVLRGGKRLEGSFMQPTLLANVTTNMLCTREETFGPLLPVIKFNTEEEALLMANASNVGLAGYFYSKDIDQIWRVAEQLEVGMVGVNEGLISTSVATFGGVKQSGLGREGSKYGIDEYLEIKYMCFGGLTS, from the exons ATGGCCAGTTTCTGTCTCTTAAGGAGTTGCTATGTTGTCCGTCAGGATTCACACGGCCTATCCGCAATGCTGCGCAGGCGATACAGCCTCAACATTTCCGCGGAACTGCTGCGAACGGAGAGTTTTATCGGCGGTAAATGGGTGTCTACACCTTCAACTTTCCCTGTGCTGGACCCCGCAACGGGCAAGAAAATAGCTAATGTATCTGACTGTGGTCCACATGAAGCCCGAGACGCTGTCAGTGCAGCTTATAAGGCCTTCTACTCCTGGAAAGAACAGACCGCTAAG GAAAGAAGCGTTCTTCTCCGGAAGTGGTTTGATCTTCTAATACAACATAAGGATGACCTTGCTAAGCTCATtacagcagagtgt GGGAAGCCCATGAAAGAGTCCCTGGGGGAGATCGCGTACTCCGCCTCCTTTCTGGAGTGGTTTTCTGAGGAGGCTCCCCGCGTCTATGGAGACGTGGTGCCCACAAACACCAAGGACCGCAGGATCATCCTGCTCAAGCAGCCGGTCGGCGTGGCCTCCATCATCACTCCT TGGAATTTCCCCAGCGCCATGATCACGCGGAAAGTGGCGGCGGCTCTGGCGGCCGGCTGTACGGTCGTGGTGAAGCCGGCTGAGGACACGCCCCTCTCTGCCCTGGCACTAGCTGAG CTGTCTGCTCAGGCTGGGATCCCTGCAGGGGTGTTCAATGTGGTCCCCTGCTCCCGAGAGAGCACCCCTGCTGTTGGTGAAATCCTCTGTACGGACCCCATGGTGGGAAAGGTCTCCTTCACCGGCTCTACAGCCACTGGCAAG ATTCTGCTGAAGCACGCTGCTGGGACCGTGAAGCGCGTTTCCATGGAGCTGGGTGGACACGCCCCCTTCATCGTCTTTGACAGTGCAGACATCGACAAGGCTGTGGCTGGAGCCATGGCTTCAAAGTTCAGGAACTCTGGTCAG ACGTGCGTGTGTTCCAACCGCTTCCTGGTGCAGAGTGGGATCCATGACCAGTTTGTGGAGAAGCTGGGGAAGGCGATGGATACAGAACTGCACCTGGGACATGGGTCCGACCCTACAACCACGCAGGGCCCCCTCATAAACGTCCGGGCTGCCGAAAAG GTGGAGCATCAGATTACAGACGCAGTGTCCCAGGGTGCCACTGTGCTGAGGGGGGGGAAGCGTCTGGAGGGCTCTTTCATGCAGCCCACCCTGCTGGCCAACGTCACCACCAACATGCTCTGCACTAGGGAGGAGACCTTCGGACCCCTGCTTCCCGTCATCAA GTTTAACACGGAGGAGGAAGCACTACTGATGGCTAACGCATCAAATGTGGGCTTGGCAG GGTACTTTTACTCCAAGGACATCGATCAGATCTGGCGGGTCGCGGAGCAGCTGGAGGTGGGCATGGTGGGGGTGAACGAGGGGCTGATCTCCACCTCAGTGGCCACTTTCGGGGGTGTCAAGCAGTCTGGCCTGGGCAGGGAAGGCTCTAAATACGGCATCGACGAGTACCTGGAAATCAAATACATGTGCTTCGGAGGCCTTACCTCCTGa
- the kiaa0319 gene encoding dyslexia-associated protein KIAA0319 isoform X3, producing the protein MLFQLHSLTPAPPSGPQSLYQKASVDISQNVSYRNLESTPLLQNSSANSTSQSQMGTLPPTDYLPPVSSTPAATASLQPGRILLVSVGEPVAVSLPKNSVQLNASVISEPQTKTTYAYEWSLISYPTDHQGEMEGKHSKSVRLSGLSTGLYAVKVCVTGDSAYGEGFVNVTINAATHVNQPPRAIASPESQEVTLPAESVFIDGSQSTDDDRVASYHWEDVASPPRKLTGSADTATLRLSDLEAGNYTFRLTVVDSDGLTDSTLASVRAIRPVDLPPVANAGPNQTLTLPLNHVILSGSESSDDHGITDYSWTFWSSSQGIDPTMQGERTPVLQLFDLQEGQYTFQLTVTDSAGQKASSNVTVLVQPEKNKGPTAVVGPDRLLTLPVNSTRLDGSSSTDDQGIVTFHWESISSPPGMKIEDADKPVAMATGLGAGSYIFRLTVIDQQGAADSTSLTVTVTEAQDHSPEAHASGSHTLILPNNSLVLRGSVSGADPANVSYLWVRDGQSPAAGDVLYGSEREAFLHLANLVEGTYLFHLSVTDSQSRTSKATATVELRPDPHRRDEVELELQVAVSQVSQQQRDTVVRQLAALLHVLDSDISVQGLQAQSDVSTTLRFRVRGRDGPMPGPQLTRLLRLLLLREKADFLLFRTLRVDTAMCLLRCSDHGQCEPFTKRCACDPFWMENLIRRFLGDGVSNCEWSVLYVVLSCFMGIILVMSVSWACVFCCKRRRRTKVRKKTKYTILDDMDDQERMELRPKYSLKHRSTEHNSSLMMSESEFDSEQDTIFTRERPDKGKRHSNGTTKNGDAFGYHTVDG; encoded by the exons GCAGGATCCTGCTAGTGTCTGTGGGAGAGCCTGTGGCGGTGTCTCTGCCGAAGAACTCAGTGCAGCTGAACGCATCTGTAATATCTGAGCCACAAACCA agACCACATATGCTTACGAGTGGAGTTTGATTAGCTACCCAACTGACCaccagggagagatggagggcaAGCACAGCAAGTCTGTCAGGCTGTCTGGA CTGTCCACAGGCCTGTATGCTGTGAAAGTCTGTGTGACCGGGGACAGTGCCTATGGAGAGGGATTTGTGAATGTTACCATTAATGCTG CAACTCATGTGAACCAGCCACCCAGAGCCATCGCCTCTCCTGAAAGCCAGGAGGTCACCCTCCCTGCTGAGTCTGTCTTCATTGATGGCAGCC AGAGCACTGATGATGACAGGGTAGCCAGCTACCATTGGGAGGATGTGGCCAGCCCACCACGGAAACTCACAGGCTCAGCGGACACCGCCACCCTCCGCCTGTCAGACCTGGAGGCTGGGAACTACACCTTCAG ACTGACGGTGGTCGATTCAGACGGGCTGACTGACTCTACCCTAGCCTCAGTGAGGGCCATCAGACCAGTGGACCTGCCCCCAGTAGCCAACGCTGGCCCCAACCAAACCCTCACCCTACCCCTCAACCACGTCATCCTGAGTGGCAGCGAGAGCAGTGATGACCACGGAATCACTGACTACTCCTGGACCTTCTGGTCCAGCAGCCAGGGCATAGACCCTACCATGCAG GGTGAGAGGACTCCTGTCCTCCAGCTATTTGATCTACAGGAAGGCCAGTACACCTTCCAGCTGACTGTCACTGACTCGGCAGGCCAGAAAGCTTCCTCTAACGTTACGGTCCTTGTGCAGCCTG AGAAGAACAAGGGCCCTACTGCAGTGGTGGGGCCAGACAGACTGCTGACCCTTCCAGTGAACAGCACCAGGCtggatggcagcagcagcactgaCGACCAGGGCATTGTCACCTTTCACTGGGAATCCATCAG TAGTCCTCCTGGGATGAAGATAGAGGATGCTGACAAGCCAGTGGCCATGGCAACGGGTTTGGGGGCAGGCAGCTACATCTTTAGGCTGACAGTGatagaccagcagggggcagcagacagCACGTccctcactgtcactgtcaccgAAG CTCAGGATCATTCCCCTGAGGCTCATGCCAGTGGCAGCCACACCCTGATCCTGCCCAACAACTCCCTGGTGCTGAGAGGTTCGGTTTCGGGTGCTGACCCAGCCAATGTTTCCTACCTGTGGGTGCGAGATGGGCAGAGCCCTGCCGCTGGG GATGTCCTCTATGGGTCGGAAAGGGAGGCCTTTCTTCACCTGGCCAATCTGGTGGAGGGGACGTACCTGTTCCATCTGAGTGTGACTGATTCCCAGAGCCGCACCAGCAAGGCAACCGCCACCGTGGAATTGCGTCCTG ACCCCCACAGGAGGGACGAGGTGGAGCTGGAGCTGCAGGTGGCCGTGTCCCAGGTGTCCCAGCAGCAGAGGGACACGGTGGTCAGGCAACTGGCCGCACTTCTCCACGTGCTGGACTCTGACATCAGCGTGCAGGGGCTGCAAGCACAGTCTGACGTCAG CACCACGCTGAGGTTCCGTGTTCGGGGACGGGACGGGCCGATGCCAGGCCCTCAGCTCACCCGCCTGCTGCGACTCCTGCTGCTGCGGGAGAAAGCTGACTTCCTGCTCTTCAGGACCCTCAGGGTGGACACTGCTA tgtgccTGCTGCGCTGTTCAGACCACGGCCAATGCGAACCCTTCACCAAGCGCTGTGCCTGTGACCCCTTCTGGATGGAGAACCTTATCCGCCGTTTCCTTGGTGATGGAGTGAGTAACTGTG AGTGGAGTGTCCTCTACGTTGTCCTGTCCTGTTTCATGGGGATCATCCTCGTCATGTCAGTCAGCTGGGCCTGTGTGTTCTGCTGTAAAAG GAGAAGGCGTACAAAAGTGAGGAAGAAAACAAAGTACACCATTCTGGACGATATGGATGACCAGGAGAGGATGGAGCTGAGGCCAAAATACA GCCTGAagcacaggagcacagagcacaaCTCCAGCCTGATGATGTCAGAGTCAGAGTTTGACAGCGAGCAGGACACCATCTTCACCCGAGAGAGGCCGGACAAGGGCAAGCGCCACTCCAACGGCACCACCAAAAACGGGGATGCCTTCGGCTACCACACCGTGGACGGGTAG